ATCAAATCAGTGCGATGCTATTATTATTCCAGATATAGAAAATTCTATTGAGATACCCCCTAAATTAAGAGGTATTACTACATTTACTGGCCCTTTCCTTAAAAGAAATCCCTCCCAAATTGAAGATAAAAATGAACTTAGAAAGAAATTAAGATTCCATGAAAATGATAAAATAGTTCTTGTTACTGTTGGAGGAAGTAAATTTGGAAAAAAATTACTCAATCTAATAATTGATTCTGCAAAATGGATAGATTGTAATAAGATAATTATAGTAACAGGACCCCAAATATCATTTGATTTTATACAAGACTCAGATAAAATAGTAAAAAAAGAATTTTTAGAAGACATTATGGAATGGATGAAACTTTCTGATGTTGTAATAAGTCTTGCAGGCCATAACACTACAATGGAATTAGCTTCACTGGGTATTCCAAACATACTTGTACCTATTGATAATCATTCAGAACAGATTAAAAATGCTTTAAATATGAAAAAATATGGAATATCTGCAGTAAAAAACATAAATGAATTAAATCCCCAAGAATTTGCAGATGATATAAACAATATTTTACACGATGATGATGATTTAAAGCAGAAAGCTGAAATTGTCAAAAAAGAATTTTCTAAATACGACGGAAAAGAAAATGCGGCAAAAATTATTTTGAAATATGCAAAGCAAAATGATGCTTAATTAAACTTACAATTCTGGAAGTACTGTGTAAGGATTTCATTGATTAAATTCAATATTTCACCATTTCATTTAAGATAGTAAAAATTTTTGCACCCGACTATATTTAGATTAATTAGTTTTCTAACTAAAATTCTAAATTAATCAATTATAATACTGATCTAATCACGTATCTAAACATTTAATCAATTAAAAACAAAAAGTTTAAGGTTTTTTGGTTAATTTTAATGAATTTAATTAAATTCAATTATGGATTTAATAGAATAGAGTAAATAAAAAGATTTTTATTGTAGTAATATTAATTAAAGCTTAGAGTGGGTATAAAGGGGCTCTTCATTATTGTAATAATAATGGATAAAAAAGATATGAGTTGGAGGCATCAAATGATCAATTTAATTATTACAGCTTTTGGGATCGTGTTAGTTATTGGGGGCATTTATGCTATGTACAATTGGGGATTTGCAACTCCTCCCAATATTTTAGCATTTTTTGTAGGACTTTTACTTGCAGTTGTAGGAATGGTGTTAGTAGTCCTATTTGCGGGCAAAGTAGAAGCAGGGAACTTAACTGGACTTAAAATGCCTAAAAAAGAAGAATCTTCCAAAAACATAGGGAACATCATGCCCAAAATGGATAAAAAAACAGATTTATCAATGGAAAAACCCACAATAGCCAAAAAACCACGGGAAACAGAAAATATTAGAAATAGAATAATTTCTGAAGCAGGAAATAGCACTGTAGAGAATAAAAAGCAGATGATTCCACGTAAAATCAATCCTAAACGAGTGCC
This Methanobacterium bryantii DNA region includes the following protein-coding sequences:
- a CDS encoding UDP-N-acetylglucosamine--N-acetylmuramyl-(pentapeptide) pyrophosphoryl-undecaprenol N-acetylglucosamine transferase, with protein sequence MKVLFMTCGIGMGHVSRDIALAKRLEEKNVDVNFASYGPGYEMLSKQGKYKIFKLPDIQLYGGNGELDIKYTAKKSINIPFIFIKNIYHEFKIIKELKPDIVIGDSHYSAPITCRILKIPCILITNELTLNFAELYPDRKIIEYAENGLKRFIESVSNQCDAIIIPDIENSIEIPPKLRGITTFTGPFLKRNPSQIEDKNELRKKLRFHENDKIVLVTVGGSKFGKKLLNLIIDSAKWIDCNKIIIVTGPQISFDFIQDSDKIVKKEFLEDIMEWMKLSDVVISLAGHNTTMELASLGIPNILVPIDNHSEQIKNALNMKKYGISAVKNINELNPQEFADDINNILHDDDDLKQKAEIVKKEFSKYDGKENAAKIILKYAKQNDA